A single window of Hyphomicrobiales bacterium DNA harbors:
- the catE gene encoding Catechol-2,3-dioxygenase, with amino-acid sequence MTTPSTLAMGRVALTVNDLDSVSAFYQRVVGLHLLRGDSEYAELGIGDAVLLELRRDKAARRRSPREAGLFHTAFLLPTRADLGRWTRNAGSTRTPIVGASDHDVSEAIYLSDPEGNGVEIYADRPADSWRWTDGAVAMSTKPLDIEDLLASAGDDPWKGFPEGAKVGHVHLQVGALPPAETFYGETLGLDITCRYQGGTFYAADGYHHHIATNIWNSRGATERTYPSTGLADFEIHVVPSRLAAVGALAESANVASPKRLDLRDPWGTSITLLAR; translated from the coding sequence ATGACAACGCCATCAACGCTCGCCATGGGCCGTGTCGCGTTGACCGTCAATGATCTCGACAGCGTCAGTGCGTTTTATCAACGCGTCGTCGGCCTTCATCTCCTGCGCGGTGACAGCGAATATGCGGAGTTGGGTATCGGTGATGCGGTCCTGCTCGAACTGCGCAGGGACAAGGCCGCGCGCCGCCGCTCGCCGCGCGAGGCCGGGCTGTTCCATACGGCCTTTCTGCTTCCCACACGCGCCGACCTCGGACGCTGGACCCGCAACGCCGGCAGTACCCGGACGCCCATCGTCGGTGCGTCCGATCATGATGTCAGCGAGGCGATCTATCTTTCCGACCCGGAAGGCAATGGCGTCGAGATCTATGCCGACCGCCCGGCCGACAGCTGGCGCTGGACGGATGGTGCCGTGGCCATGTCGACGAAGCCGCTCGACATTGAAGACTTGCTGGCCTCCGCCGGTGACGATCCATGGAAGGGCTTTCCCGAAGGGGCGAAGGTCGGCCATGTCCATCTGCAGGTGGGCGCACTCCCGCCGGCCGAGACTTTCTACGGCGAGACGCTGGGGCTCGACATCACATGTCGCTATCAGGGCGGCACGTTCTATGCTGCCGATGGTTATCACCACCATATCGCGACAAATATCTGGAACAGCCGGGGCGCGACCGAACGCACCTACCCCTCGACCGGCCTCGCGGACTTTGAAATTCACGTGGTGCCGTCGCGCCTTGCGGCCGTCGGCGCCCTCGCCGAGAGCGCCAATGTGGCATCTCCCAAGCGCCTTGATCTCCGGGACCCCTGGGGTACATCGATCACGCTGCTCGCACGTTGA
- a CDS encoding Multiple sugar transport system permease protein/fructooligosaccharide transport system permease protein translates to MSSVALHRVPAERRILKNNTAWQYATLYLFLAPFAVMTILFGLWPIADSIRIAFTESSTALSDAPVYVGLENFQSVLADSTFQSSLWRTLLYTVLAVTINVSAAVGLAVLLAHPALRRGRTLFKLAIFLPVITPDVASFIVWKWMFNQNFGIVNHALLSLGLPPFPGVTQPVSAFATLLIVEAWQHVGLYTLIFLTNLQLLDRTLDESAQIDGANGWQRLIFVTIPQLRPAITINTVYALIEFLKTFTVIFVITKGGPNFSTNFISYYAYTKFTGAQYGEATAIATILFVIVFGLAASAYAYLDRSANR, encoded by the coding sequence ATGTCATCTGTCGCGCTTCATCGCGTTCCTGCAGAGCGGCGTATCTTGAAGAACAATACCGCCTGGCAATACGCCACGCTGTATCTCTTCCTCGCGCCATTTGCGGTCATGACCATTCTGTTCGGTCTCTGGCCAATTGCCGACAGCATCCGTATCGCCTTTACAGAGTCGAGCACGGCTCTGAGTGATGCTCCCGTCTATGTCGGGCTTGAGAATTTCCAATCCGTGCTGGCGGATAGCACATTCCAGTCCTCGCTGTGGCGCACCCTGCTCTATACCGTGCTCGCCGTCACCATAAACGTCTCGGCCGCTGTCGGCCTTGCTGTCCTGCTCGCGCATCCGGCCTTGCGGCGCGGGCGAACTCTCTTCAAGCTCGCCATATTTCTCCCTGTCATCACGCCCGATGTCGCGAGCTTCATCGTCTGGAAGTGGATGTTCAACCAGAACTTCGGCATCGTGAACCACGCTTTGCTGAGCCTTGGTCTGCCGCCCTTTCCTGGCGTTACCCAGCCGGTCAGCGCGTTCGCGACCTTGTTGATCGTCGAGGCTTGGCAGCATGTGGGCCTCTATACCCTGATATTCCTGACCAATCTTCAACTGCTCGACAGGACACTGGATGAATCGGCGCAGATCGACGGGGCCAATGGCTGGCAGCGGCTGATCTTCGTCACGATACCGCAATTGCGGCCGGCGATAACCATCAACACCGTCTACGCACTCATCGAATTTCTGAAAACATTTACGGTTATCTTCGTCATCACCAAGGGCGGGCCGAATTTCTCCACGAATTTCATCTCGTACTATGCCTACACTAAGTTTACCGGTGCGCAGTACGGCGAGGCGACAGCCATCGCGACCATATTGTTCGTCATCGTCTTCGGATTGGCGGCCAGCGCCTATGCCTATCTCGATCGGAGTGCGAACAGATGA
- a CDS encoding HxlR family transcriptional regulator: MKPTAAHAPGKCHKANEVIALIGDKWTVHIVMLLATGKQRFSEIERSVGGISRKMLTTTLRGLERDGYVTRRVFPTIPPRVEYELTSFGHELSGPLRVLGDWAAANHERVLGARQAYDRREAV; the protein is encoded by the coding sequence ATGAAACCGACTGCCGCTCACGCACCTGGCAAATGCCACAAGGCCAATGAGGTCATAGCGTTGATCGGCGACAAATGGACGGTGCATATCGTTATGCTGCTCGCAACCGGAAAGCAGCGCTTCAGCGAGATCGAACGTTCTGTGGGTGGTATTTCGCGCAAGATGCTGACGACGACATTGCGCGGCCTGGAGCGTGACGGCTATGTGACGCGCCGCGTGTTTCCCACGATACCCCCGCGCGTCGAATACGAACTTACCAGCTTCGGACATGAGCTATCCGGCCCGCTGCGTGTGCTGGGGGATTGGGCGGCGGCCAACCACGAGCGGGTGCTGGGCGCACGGCAGGCTTATGATCGTCGGGAGGCTGTCTGA
- a CDS encoding conserved hypothetical protein (Evidence 4 : Unknown function but conserved in other organisms), with protein sequence MTSKDPFDLGRFVTAQDGIFDIALDELHAGCKMSHWMWFVFPQLGGLGRSMRAQFYGLTSLDEARAYLAHPLLAQRLVSATQAVLAHPHLAAHAIFGTPDDMKFHASMTVFERADGDASSPFRQAIDVFFGGVEHAPTVELLSLSV encoded by the coding sequence ATGACGAGCAAAGATCCCTTCGATCTCGGGCGCTTCGTGACGGCGCAAGACGGCATTTTCGACATCGCGCTGGACGAACTCCACGCTGGCTGCAAGATGAGCCACTGGATGTGGTTCGTGTTTCCGCAGCTGGGCGGTCTCGGCCGCTCCATGCGCGCCCAGTTCTATGGTCTTACATCGCTGGACGAAGCCCGTGCCTATCTCGCGCATCCTCTCCTCGCGCAGCGTCTCGTATCGGCGACGCAGGCGGTGCTCGCGCATCCCCATCTCGCGGCCCATGCCATTTTTGGCACACCCGACGATATGAAGTTTCACGCCTCGATGACCGTGTTCGAACGCGCGGATGGCGATGCATCCTCCCCGTTCCGGCAGGCGATCGATGTGTTCTTCGGTGGCGTTGAACATGCACCGACCGTGGAACTGCTCTCTCTTTCAGTGTGA
- a CDS encoding Carbohydrate ABC transporter substrate-binding protein (CUT1 family) has translation MRGIVRLIIAGAAGGMVLSAASAQEIMIWHDKGEDGLRMIEQMSELYKKEHPNVTIKSLSMPTDQWFSRTIAALNTNTAPDIIFNDNSRIVQIQQTTRKLSDLKPQLDQLSADDRNAISPADIAASTYQDRVLQIPFQRTMTGLGVRKSWLAKVGEPYPQTWDDVLRVAKKFQEDDPDGNGRKDTFGIAMQAGDPASMINGGISLLVYGNSLQHPFVNDNGEVIIDEPAVAKATIEYLKLFTDYKLVSPETVNHTFTDMYQLIEGGRVGMFRVGNWNVGKWDKSPPAGDYIVGGYPTFGAGPGAMVVGSVRGMAVPENAKNKEAAKEFVKFIASKGAQQISLNNMGGSVRGDLDTGSLTPGLKPFVESSKLQMDDFAAAKFPWYLKLQEAYYKHLINAVNNPPADWNAWIKTTADALRKEQASLQKKG, from the coding sequence ATGAGGGGTATCGTGCGTCTGATAATTGCTGGAGCGGCCGGGGGCATGGTTCTCTCGGCCGCCAGCGCCCAGGAGATCATGATCTGGCATGACAAGGGCGAAGACGGCCTGCGCATGATTGAGCAGATGAGCGAGCTCTATAAGAAGGAGCATCCAAACGTCACGATCAAATCACTGTCCATGCCGACCGACCAGTGGTTCAGCCGCACCATCGCCGCGTTGAACACGAATACGGCGCCCGATATCATCTTCAATGACAATTCGCGGATCGTGCAGATACAACAGACAACGCGGAAGCTCTCGGACCTGAAGCCGCAGCTCGATCAATTGTCAGCGGACGATCGCAATGCGATTTCACCAGCCGACATCGCGGCTTCCACCTATCAGGATCGCGTTCTGCAGATCCCGTTCCAGCGGACGATGACCGGCCTCGGTGTCCGCAAAAGCTGGCTGGCGAAGGTGGGAGAGCCCTACCCGCAGACATGGGATGACGTGCTGCGCGTCGCGAAGAAATTCCAGGAAGATGATCCCGATGGGAATGGCCGCAAGGACACCTTCGGAATTGCGATGCAGGCGGGCGACCCCGCGTCGATGATCAACGGCGGCATCAGCCTTCTCGTTTACGGCAACAGCCTTCAGCATCCCTTTGTCAATGACAACGGCGAGGTGATTATCGATGAGCCGGCAGTCGCCAAGGCCACGATCGAATATCTGAAGCTCTTTACGGATTATAAGCTCGTCTCGCCGGAAACGGTGAACCACACCTTCACGGATATGTACCAGCTCATCGAGGGCGGCCGTGTCGGCATGTTCCGTGTCGGCAACTGGAATGTTGGCAAGTGGGACAAGTCGCCGCCGGCCGGAGACTATATCGTTGGCGGCTATCCCACATTCGGCGCCGGCCCGGGCGCGATGGTCGTGGGGTCGGTGCGCGGCATGGCGGTGCCCGAGAATGCGAAGAACAAGGAAGCCGCGAAGGAATTCGTCAAGTTCATCGCCTCAAAGGGCGCACAGCAGATATCGCTCAACAACATGGGCGGAAGCGTGCGGGGCGATCTGGATACAGGCAGCCTGACGCCGGGCCTCAAGCCCTTCGTCGAAAGCAGCAAGCTGCAGATGGACGATTTCGCAGCGGCCAAGTTCCCCTGGTATCTCAAGCTCCAGGAGGCCTATTACAAGCATCTCATCAATGCGGTGAACAACCCTCCCGCCGATTGGAACGCCTGGATCAAGACAACGGCTGACGCGTTGCGCAAGGAACAGGCAAGTCTTCAGAAGAAGGGTTAG
- a CDS encoding 2-hydroxy-1,4-benzoquinone reductase yields the protein MHNVAVIVGSLRRDSINRKFAESIGKLASGRLNFNFVQIGDLPLYNDDLWQSPPDAVLRVKAEVEAADAVLFVTPEYNRTFSPAIKNVIDWGTRPWGKNSWTGKPAAIIGASPGAIGAAVAQNELKGLVTVCGMALLGQPEVYFCYKPELFDSANEVADESTKAFLNTFIDRFAAWIGKTK from the coding sequence ATGCATAATGTCGCCGTCATCGTTGGCTCCCTGCGTCGGGACTCCATCAATCGCAAATTCGCCGAGAGCATCGGCAAGCTGGCGAGTGGTCGTCTCAATTTCAACTTTGTTCAAATTGGCGATCTGCCACTCTATAACGACGACCTCTGGCAGTCGCCGCCGGACGCCGTCCTTCGCGTGAAGGCAGAGGTCGAGGCCGCCGACGCCGTTCTCTTCGTGACGCCGGAGTACAACAGGACCTTCTCGCCGGCCATCAAGAACGTGATCGACTGGGGTACGCGGCCCTGGGGCAAGAATTCCTGGACGGGCAAGCCCGCGGCGATCATCGGCGCCTCGCCGGGAGCGATCGGAGCGGCAGTGGCCCAGAACGAGCTCAAGGGCCTCGTCACGGTCTGCGGCATGGCTCTGCTGGGTCAGCCAGAGGTTTATTTCTGCTACAAGCCGGAGCTCTTCGACAGCGCCAATGAGGTGGCCGACGAAAGCACGAAGGCATTTTTGAATACGTTCATCGACCGCTTCGCGGCCTGGATCGGCAAGACCAAGTAA
- a CDS encoding hypothetical protein (Evidence 5 : Unknown function): MPGYIEQRTMPLLHQHLRRHLGAVEIGGRDAIEAHLGVRAVHQDGWDPSFQQELCQLRRWIDAHEEDRLGTLCHHIVDDALDVFCAISGKAHLDGHRRGAGFRDHPLDDTVVKPGQAIGRPVEGHIGVDMAGHAAFGSPRLIAHIAREPTNALAQILADPRSVREGSGYRADRNTKRLGEIILVFSLGHISLHFANLRATLRKYVRVAIFPERPKGSPRVFFGAIPGPGTKIRDRRMRSH; this comes from the coding sequence ATGCCCGGATACATAGAGCAGAGAACGATGCCCCTGCTGCATCAGCATTTGCGCCGCCATCTGGGCGCCGTAGAAATTGGCGGGCGTGACGCAATCGAAGCGCATCTCGGGGTCCGCGCCGTTCACCAGGACGGTTGGGATCCGTCGTTCCAGCAGGAGCTGTGCCAGCTCCGCAGGTGGATCGATGCCCACGAGGAAGATCGCCTCGGCACGCTGTGTCATCACATCGTCGATGATGCGCTTGATGTCTTCTGTGCGATCAGCGGCAAGGCGCACCTCGATGGTCATCGACGAGGCGCGGGCTTCCGCGATCATCCACTTGACGATACCGTCGTAAAACCCGGTCAGGCCATCGGTCGTCCGGTCGAGGGTCACATAGGCGTGGACATGGCGGGACATGCCGCCTTTGGCTCCCCTCGCCTCATAGCCCATATCGCGCGCGAGCCGACGAACGCGCTCGCGCAGATCCTCGCTGATCCCCGGAGCGTCCGCGAGGGCTCGGGATATCGTGCTGACAGAAACACCAAGCGCCTTGGCGAGATCATTCTGGTTTTTTCGCTGGGTCACATCAGCCTGCACTTCGCAAATCTTCGTGCAACTTTACGCAAATATGTGCGCGTCGCAATCTTTCCCGAAAGGCCCAAGGGCTCGCCCCGCGTATTTTTCGGCGCGATCCCCGGGCCCGGAACGAAAATCCGCGACAGACGGATGCGTTCACACTGA
- a CDS encoding Multiple sugar transport system permease protein/alpha-1,4-digalacturonate transport system permease protein, translating to MNDAEFTAAPTSRPVAIVLYCIATTVAAIFIYPFFWMVVSSFRTQEAILSTPMRLLPESFDTAAFRSLATIGGTALSSFAWNSVLITVLATAVGVCVMGLGAYALYRNPRLPLFSSVRYGFLLTIMYPNMLLVIPLYFVSYKLGLLGSTLGIVLVMSLVPLVFFIFVQFFRTIPHEMIEAARIDGASEWQILTLIILPIARPVILTAVLIAFLMNWKQWFPIMVLSTSPDTYTLPVALAALNSEYGVDFQATMALATITVIPVVVLFLITQRRVMGSFMAGAVKG from the coding sequence ATGAATGACGCGGAGTTCACTGCGGCGCCGACATCACGTCCTGTCGCCATTGTCCTTTATTGTATCGCGACAACAGTAGCCGCGATCTTCATCTACCCCTTCTTCTGGATGGTCGTCAGTTCATTCCGCACGCAGGAAGCGATCCTTTCGACCCCTATGCGGTTGTTGCCTGAAAGCTTTGATACGGCGGCCTTTCGCAGCCTCGCGACGATTGGCGGAACAGCGTTATCGTCCTTCGCTTGGAATTCCGTGCTGATAACGGTGCTCGCAACGGCTGTCGGTGTCTGCGTGATGGGGCTCGGTGCTTATGCGCTTTATCGGAATCCGCGGCTTCCCCTGTTCTCGAGCGTGCGCTACGGCTTTCTGCTGACCATCATGTACCCGAATATGCTGCTGGTCATCCCGCTATACTTCGTGTCCTACAAGCTAGGGCTGCTTGGCAGTACCTTGGGCATCGTGCTCGTCATGAGCCTCGTGCCGCTTGTCTTCTTCATTTTCGTCCAGTTCTTCAGGACCATTCCACATGAGATGATCGAAGCTGCGCGTATCGATGGAGCGAGCGAGTGGCAGATCCTGACCCTCATCATCCTGCCGATTGCGCGTCCGGTCATTCTGACCGCCGTCCTCATCGCGTTTCTGATGAACTGGAAACAGTGGTTTCCCATCATGGTGCTGTCGACGAGCCCGGATACCTACACCTTGCCGGTCGCGCTCGCCGCCTTGAACAGTGAATACGGCGTCGACTTTCAGGCAACGATGGCGCTGGCCACGATCACCGTCATCCCGGTGGTCGTACTGTTCCTCATCACCCAGCGTCGCGTCATGGGTAGCTTCATGGCAGGCGCGGTGAAGGGCTAG
- a CDS encoding LacI family transcriptional regulator — MQADVTQRKNQNDLAKALGVSVSTISRALADAPGISEDLRERVRRLARDMGYEARGAKGGMSRHVHAYVTLDRTTDGLTGFYDGIVKWMIAEARASSMTIEVRLAADRTEDIKRIIDDVMTQRAEAIFLVGIDPPAELAQLLLERRIPTVLVNGADPEMRFDCVTPANFYGAQMAAQMLMQQGHRSLLYVSGHLRWTTLQRLRGFRTAVADRPGVQLSVVTLPSPAREQVERVVDAIGEGAARPTAIFCINDLYAVSLMQALHARGYDVPGDVSVLGFDDLPFAEHVTPRLSTLRVGLRDIGRQAVQLMARRFTDPEAIRLQIEVAVVPVKGQTVSTVGEGPQDRVQDP; from the coding sequence GTGCAGGCTGATGTGACCCAGCGAAAAAACCAGAATGATCTCGCCAAGGCGCTTGGTGTTTCTGTCAGCACGATATCCCGAGCCCTCGCGGACGCTCCGGGGATCAGCGAGGATCTGCGCGAGCGCGTTCGTCGGCTCGCGCGCGATATGGGCTATGAGGCGAGGGGAGCCAAAGGCGGCATGTCCCGCCATGTCCACGCCTATGTGACCCTCGACCGGACGACCGATGGCCTGACCGGGTTTTACGACGGTATCGTCAAGTGGATGATCGCGGAAGCCCGCGCCTCGTCGATGACCATCGAGGTGCGCCTTGCCGCTGATCGCACAGAAGACATCAAGCGCATCATCGACGATGTGATGACACAGCGTGCCGAGGCGATCTTCCTCGTGGGCATCGATCCACCTGCGGAGCTGGCACAGCTCCTGCTGGAACGACGGATCCCAACCGTCCTGGTGAACGGCGCGGACCCCGAGATGCGCTTCGATTGCGTCACGCCCGCCAATTTCTACGGCGCCCAGATGGCGGCGCAAATGCTGATGCAGCAGGGGCATCGTTCTCTGCTCTATGTATCCGGGCATCTGCGCTGGACTACGCTGCAGAGACTGCGAGGGTTCAGGACGGCAGTGGCCGACAGGCCCGGGGTGCAGCTATCCGTCGTGACCTTGCCATCGCCGGCCCGCGAGCAGGTGGAGCGTGTGGTTGATGCGATAGGCGAGGGCGCCGCGCGGCCCACGGCCATATTCTGCATCAATGATCTCTATGCGGTCAGCCTGATGCAGGCGCTGCATGCCCGGGGCTACGACGTGCCGGGAGACGTCTCTGTCCTCGGATTCGATGATCTGCCCTTCGCTGAGCACGTCACGCCGAGATTGTCCACGCTTCGGGTTGGGCTGCGGGACATCGGCCGGCAGGCGGTACAGTTGATGGCGCGGCGCTTTACAGACCCGGAGGCAATCAGGCTGCAGATCGAGGTCGCCGTCGTGCCTGTGAAAGGCCAGACGGTCAGCACCGTCGGTGAGGGGCCGCAGGATCGTGTCCAGGATCCCTAG
- a CDS encoding conserved hypothetical protein (Evidence 4 : Unknown function but conserved in other organisms), whose amino-acid sequence MSEIHTEVSTTAASRYLQQLCKHWSHKFPVTFTKSHGDIALPFGRCILDADDVCLTIRLLPEAGADGQRFRQVVQDHIARFAFRETLLFDWHDDGMRRATA is encoded by the coding sequence ATGAGTGAAATTCACACCGAGGTGTCTACGACCGCGGCGAGCCGCTATTTGCAGCAACTCTGCAAGCACTGGAGCCACAAGTTTCCGGTGACCTTCACGAAGAGCCATGGCGATATCGCGTTACCGTTCGGCCGTTGCATCCTCGACGCCGATGATGTCTGCCTGACAATCAGGCTCTTGCCAGAAGCAGGTGCAGATGGGCAGCGCTTCCGACAAGTCGTGCAGGATCATATTGCTCGTTTCGCCTTTCGCGAGACCTTGCTGTTCGATTGGCATGACGATGGAATGCGGAGGGCCACGGCATGA
- a CDS encoding Phospholipase/carboxylesterase has protein sequence MTKSLVILLHGVGARGADLEPLGDALRAYLPSTLFIAPDAPEPFDQGGPIRQWFSVTGVTAANRPQRVEVARAGFDAIIRDAVETQGFRDRLDQVAFVGFSQGAIMALDAVASGRWSVAATVAFAGRLASPPPLSPAGITRALLVHGAADTVIPAWESEEAYARLHQAGADVSLHVLPGVGHFITPDGIALAGAFLRRIFGREDLARQV, from the coding sequence ATGACGAAGTCCCTTGTCATTCTCTTGCACGGTGTCGGCGCACGCGGTGCCGATCTCGAGCCTCTGGGCGATGCTTTGCGCGCCTACCTTCCCAGCACGCTATTCATTGCGCCGGACGCGCCGGAGCCCTTTGATCAGGGCGGTCCGATCCGCCAGTGGTTCAGTGTCACCGGCGTGACGGCGGCGAACCGGCCCCAGCGGGTGGAAGTCGCCCGTGCCGGCTTCGACGCGATCATCCGTGACGCCGTTGAGACGCAGGGCTTTCGCGACCGGCTCGACCAAGTCGCTTTTGTTGGCTTCTCGCAGGGGGCGATCATGGCGTTGGATGCGGTCGCCTCGGGACGCTGGTCCGTTGCCGCAACCGTCGCCTTCGCGGGACGGCTCGCTTCTCCCCCGCCACTCTCACCTGCCGGCATTACACGGGCACTGCTCGTTCATGGCGCAGCCGACACGGTCATTCCGGCATGGGAGAGCGAGGAGGCCTATGCTCGCTTGCATCAGGCCGGGGCAGACGTCAGCTTGCATGTCCTGCCCGGGGTTGGACATTTCATCACCCCGGACGGCATCGCCCTGGCCGGCGCATTCCTGCGGCGCATCTTCGGGCGGGAAGATCTCGCAAGACAGGTTTAG
- a CDS encoding putative oxidoreductase (Evidence 3 : Putative function from multiple computational evidences): MSDSRTAPYAALVLRLVLGVLFLAHAGLKLFVFTPAGTAAFFGSLGLPGWLAYVTIAWEIVGALALILGVWPRLIAILMIPVLLGAIFTVHGPAGFFFTNPKGGWEFLGLWIAGLAALALIGDGAFALKPTTSRSTI, from the coding sequence ATGTCCGACTCTCGTACCGCTCCCTATGCCGCCCTCGTACTACGGCTTGTGCTCGGCGTGCTGTTTCTCGCCCATGCCGGTCTCAAACTGTTCGTGTTTACGCCAGCCGGAACCGCCGCCTTCTTCGGCTCGCTCGGCCTGCCGGGATGGCTCGCCTATGTCACCATCGCCTGGGAGATCGTCGGCGCCTTGGCACTGATCCTCGGCGTCTGGCCGCGCCTTATCGCCATCTTGATGATTCCCGTTCTACTCGGCGCCATCTTCACCGTGCACGGTCCCGCCGGCTTCTTCTTCACCAATCCTAAAGGCGGTTGGGAATTCCTTGGTCTCTGGATCGCCGGCCTCGCGGCCCTGGCCCTGATTGGCGACGGCGCTTTTGCCCTGAAGCCAACCACCTCACGTTCGACCATCTGA
- a CDS encoding LysR family transcriptional regulator translates to MERLDCDRMFVAVLDAGSFAAAARRLGTSSGHASKLISKLEADLGVQLLKRTTRALSPTEVGQAYYERVKTLLDEFDALDASVRNASGAPAGRLRLTAPMSFGATQLVPALLDFARAFPEIQLDVSFSDRVVNLVDEGFDAAIRIGKPGDSSLIARRLCDVRVVLVASQSYLAARGTPRHPDDLITQECIIDANFRDPFNWPFRRGDGTELLVPVTGRLRFSNGEACLAAAEAGFGIAYVPSFIAGPSLRAGRVQALMPDMEMQPHGLFALYPPGRHLALKVRALVDYLVTCFRGKPVWDEGW, encoded by the coding sequence ATGGAGCGTCTCGACTGTGACCGCATGTTCGTGGCGGTGCTTGATGCCGGCAGCTTTGCCGCGGCTGCACGGCGGCTCGGCACCAGCAGCGGGCACGCCTCGAAGCTCATCTCGAAGCTCGAGGCCGATCTCGGTGTGCAACTTCTCAAGCGGACGACGCGGGCGCTCTCGCCGACGGAGGTCGGCCAAGCCTATTACGAGCGCGTCAAGACATTGCTCGATGAGTTCGACGCGCTGGACGCCTCCGTGCGCAACGCCTCCGGTGCGCCGGCGGGACGGTTGCGGCTGACTGCACCGATGTCCTTCGGTGCCACGCAGCTGGTACCGGCTCTCCTCGATTTCGCGCGGGCTTTCCCCGAGATCCAGCTCGATGTGAGCTTCTCGGATCGCGTCGTCAATCTTGTCGATGAGGGGTTTGACGCCGCGATCCGGATTGGCAAACCCGGGGACAGCAGTCTCATTGCGCGGCGGCTATGCGACGTCCGGGTGGTTCTGGTGGCTTCGCAGTCCTATCTCGCGGCCCGCGGCACACCGCGTCATCCCGATGATCTTATCACACAGGAATGCATCATCGACGCCAATTTCCGCGATCCCTTCAACTGGCCTTTTCGCCGGGGAGACGGCACCGAATTGCTCGTGCCGGTTACGGGACGACTGCGCTTCTCAAACGGCGAGGCGTGCCTTGCGGCGGCGGAGGCAGGCTTCGGTATTGCCTATGTGCCAAGCTTCATCGCCGGTCCCAGTCTTCGCGCGGGTCGGGTGCAGGCGCTTATGCCCGATATGGAAATGCAGCCGCATGGCCTGTTCGCGCTCTATCCTCCCGGCCGACATCTTGCCCTGAAGGTGCGCGCGCTCGTCGATTATCTCGTTACATGTTTTCGCGGCAAGCCGGTCTGGGACGAGGGGTGGTAG